The Salvelinus namaycush isolate Seneca chromosome 37, SaNama_1.0, whole genome shotgun sequence sequence tcaatatatatatttacgctcagtgtgtcgtcgggatctctgttgaaaagtttgtttctgttggagagtcttTCCGtcctctctctgtcgtggttagaatggatagttcagagtgacattcattcatgtcgttatagaatagatgtttcggcggttgttggtcttcgcgttcaatgataccgaattcctagctgcagactagtaattaatatcaaagacttgttcttatacTGTCGGTATcaatagtctaagagtttaaccacgtggtatggttcaaaagattcagccatctactcaaaccttggccctctcgtggtaagctggtctgcaacctttagccatctcgtaattgaggtaagctcggtctcctctcaaaccttgggcctctcgttatcgaggtaagctggtctggtgatagaaaaccagggtgggggttttattcggaagagcagaaaagggcctgtcccaggacgcaagaccataactgtgctcatgggcggtcctctgatttagttaaactccaaagggaattggagtttccttcattaaacagtccaaaatcacattacacaatttcacaaacagtatcatcctcactcatatctgaggctattgtataaacagcgttatggtaatgtggccgcattgtctcccatgagtttcacaaaattgtaccaaacggaccagttcgtagctggattcttcaccgatcttttataccttctccagaacataatTGATTATGTAGATAAATTCCTTTGgtctctctatgaaaactcactctctctctatactgtggccatgaggagataatcccctccaggaatttacgacctctctgaccacagcagcctggttgcaggagacagagagagggggatggtgctcgctgtacccaaagagggcaacgtcatgacagcggacattgtgtcaagaagcagtgcggcttggttggatCGTGTTTCGGTGGACGCATgcctctcgaccttcacctctcccgagtcagtatgggagttgcagcgatgaaacaagaataactaccaattggataccacgaaattggggagaagaaaaatatatttataaaatattaaaAAGTGTCTTCTAAATGGCATATGTTGGTTGGTCGGTCGATTCATTGATTtgctcattcattcattcattcaacatAATACTTGAACAAACCTTCATGATACATCCAACAAAGTGAGAGGAGGTCTGGGCCTTCCCAGCTACCAGGCTCTTCCTGAACTTTGAGAAACAGCCGTCAGCTACGACAGTTACTGCTGCATTGACCTCCTATGGGACAGGTTAACACAATTACATCAGTTAAAAACACATCTGTTACACTGCTTGTCTTATCAATGGATCCTAGTGAATTGCTAATCAATAGGTGTAAATACTGTCAAGTGTAATTGTAAGTATCACCATGGGGCTATTTTACACAGCAACGGCTATCTGGAGAGTACCAGAGTATAAGCTGCATCGCTAGCTTAGAGTTGACCTTTGTGTCTCCTGTCTCCTTGTCCCTGTACTGCACTCCTGTCACACAGCCATCCTCTTCCTCCAGGCTGGACACGGTGCCTTCTATGAACGTAACACTAGGGGAGAGCAAAGTACCAGTTATTAAGAAACAGTAGTTATAGTGACGGTATTAATAGACAGGTTCTTCTGAACACATGACCAGACCAGGAAGAACATAATCAGCCTATAAGAACTAAACCCTGGAGTTGGTCCTGGTCAAGTAATGTGGTCAGGAAAAAATGTGTGGCCCTAGTGATAGTAATGACATGTCCAACAGGTATAGTGAAGGTTCTCTCCCAGCCTTACTTTGGCTCAGCAAGCGCGGCTCTGCGCAGGCCCATGATAAAGCGCCCATGGTGGAAGGCCCTGCCACACTGGATACTGCTGTCTGCCTGGGGATATGGGATCTCCACCTCTGTGCTGCTCTCAATGTCATGAATCACATAGCCGTTCACTACGTGGGCATCCAGCCCCTCCACTGAACCTGAGAGGAGAGCCCAGGGTTAGGCAAGGGTGATGAAACACTATTCATTATTCCTTCAACTCAGGTCTTTAGTCTGTGGCAAAAAGGAATGTCTTTACATTACATAGGGACTTAGGTGTCTTTGCTACAGTTTGTTTGGTCCCACTTTAAACAAACAACGTTTAAGCCCTATATAGGTCCTGCAGTGAGCCTTGCTCGTTGAGCACATTCAATGCAAGGGCTTGTTGCGAGTGAGCTCATTGGTCGTTTGCCCCACGCTATCACCTTTTTACACGTAGACCCCACACTAAAAGATCTCTAGTCCATGCTCCAGAGACCACTCACCCTCCATTCCCAGTTCTTGCAGGGCCTTGTATCCACCAGGCTGCAGCAGCTCTCCCACTATCCTGTCAGGCTCCTTCAGGTCCCTCTCTATCACAGTGACCCTCCGGCCGTCCCGGGCCAGCACCGCAGCCATGGTCGACCCCAGGACTCCCGCCCCTACTATGATCACATCCGGCTCCTGAGATGCAGGAGAGTCCCCTGCTGCTGGGGGGCTCTCCATGCCTGAGGAACACACTCTTTTCCTCCTGCCACCTCCCTGTTTGGAGAGAAAGcgaggagggtggggagagagagaaatgaattCAAATCATTAAATTGGCATGTTCATGGTACTTTGCAATGGTGTTTGAAAATGTGTATGGTTTTCCTATAACAAAAAGGCTTCATTAGAGCTGTTCTGCTAAATCTCAAACAATTATGAACATTCAATGAATTGTTTGagatttaaataaatacatagatCGGCAGGTTTCAGTTGTACTTACCCATAGAAGGTTAAAAAAAACTTAAGAGTGTCTTTGCACTATAATTGGACACTATTTtattgtgtatagtgtataaTGAAGTAGGCCAACGGGTGAGAATAATCGTATTAATCTAGCTTATTTCTTGTTTTTGTTCTTCAACAGATTGTACAGTTATTATTACTCACCTTCTTTGACGCGCTCTCTCCACTCCTGTGCCTGACAGCTGAGGGTTTCGGTACAAATGTATTGATGACCGGTAGGGATAATAAAAGTTCAAGCGGTAATTGTAGAATTTGGGGTACCTTGAATGTATGTCCGTGGTACCTGACATAAGATAGCAGCATCCCCACTGCCAAGAACACTACAGCCGCCAGGATTATCTCTTTGTGAGCAAACTCCAAAACTGCGTCGCATTTCTTATAAATGTAGGTGAAACTTGCAATTCCAAGAAAAGTCCACATCTTTATTCTATTATTATACTAGGCTACTTGAACTGAATAGGCTAACTCATTCAATAAATTACCACTGCTCAGAATGTTTCCTAACCTATAACCTGAAACTAAATTGCAAAAACAAAAAGTAGCCGAGATCATGGAATAGAATAAATTGCCCAATAAAATCTCACAGTTCAGCAATTATTATTTCAAAAATAACAAATATTCTATTTCAGTTACTTTAGCAGATCGTAGGCCTAgtaatatttaaaatatatatatatccgtTAATCCAAAAGAAAAGTATTCAAAACCATGACAATTATTCCACCCGACATGTCAGATGGTTTCAAGGGATGCTAAATATTTTATGATAATGAGATAGGTACAACCTCGGTTCGCAGGTTTGGTGTCCGGCCCTCTGTATCTGAACCGTCCAATCAGGAACAGCACATCGGTGAGCAGAGCTCACGCTATCAGGCCATTGGCCAATCCTCGGCTGCTGGTTTGGAGCGCTGGCTGAGAGAGGATAGTATGATATGATGTCACTGGAAAGGTGTCTATAGACCCGTTTCTGTGTTTGCAAACTTTGCCACACGAGGGCGATGCGCGTAAATTGATGGCAGAACAAGGGGAAGTTCTTATAGAACACAGGGGGAAAAGCCTATATTTacatgttgcttatgagtgcatttcataCTACTTTTTTGTTATAACTAGATTCTAAGCCTTGTATGAATGTCTTGCTTAATATAATgcttgtgtcatcatcgcaaatcaactgcattatacttTTTAAAAAACTTCACCTTCAACCAGTAACATGGCTTTTGCTAAAGCCTATGTCAAcgagcgttagcattctagctaacaactgctgcatccaaaatagttattttgcaaagatcacaaccaaataATCTTAGCGACTGTTCAAGCAAGAATCAAAACATCGTCGTAAGCGTATGAGAACCCCAAAAAGTTATTTTATTTATAAGTAATACAAACGTAAATGTAGGCTATGTTGAATGCGCGCAGATGGCGTTATCTTTCTTACTGTCAGTGTGTCATGCTGGAAAGGGGTCTATCGGTCTACAATGTTACACTACGGAGGAAGTTACCAAACCGGTTCGCAGTCAGTACTCTTTGCCAGACATAGGAAATAACTCTGTTATGGATTGTGTTACATACCTTGCCTTGGGGTGATTATGTAGATAAGTAGGATTGTGAGGATATCAATACAAACATGTATTTTATTTCTGAGGGCATCCTAGTTTATGTTGGGCAGCCTTATTAAATATTGTATAACGTTTTTTTGAAAGCCTTTTTGCCAAGACCCCTACACGGACATGTTTAATGTTACTCTAACATTAGAAGCCAAGTAGCAacactatatttatttattttaaaaactaTAATAGTAATGCAAAGCACTGACCCAATAGGGTTTGCTTCTTTTTATTCAACTCAAGTATAAAAAAAACTACCAATCGATCAGTGATCAATTAATTAATTCAATATTTGAAATGCCATATAATTTATACTCCCATTAAATTCATGTTTCTGGTCTTTACCATTGATGGCCTCACAATCGAATCATATGTCAACATTACAGGAGTGTGCTTTAAAATAGTCCACATTCACAAGACTCATCCACTGATTAATTCTTTATACTATAACTGTAATAATAGTTAGTCACGTGAAACTATAACACTGTGTATGAATACGATTATGAAAGGTCTGGATGGACACTATAACACTCAGGACAAGGGGTGTCATGGTCAAACAAGTCTTCACCACATGTCTTCACAGGTAGTGGTTAAAGACTGTTTCATATTTCTCCTGTTTGCCTGTTGTGACTTTTGGCTCCCCATTTTGCTTGACAAAGTCCTGAGAATAAACAACAAAAACTGTCATTAACATTATACTGATTTGGTAGACATTGAAACAACAGTGTTGTTACAAACACatgagtgctgtagagatggtacTATGTTGTTATTCCACTAGTGACCTCACCTCCAGCTCCTCCAATGAGGCGCTGCCATCCTCTACTTTCTGACCAATCCCATGGCTGAAGCTCATGTAGCGCTCCTGTCAGAAGACAGTGATGTTGTGTGGGAAAGCTGATATAGTTTGAGCATAGCTAGCTAATACATAAACATTCTTTAGCACAGATAGTACATTTTGTTTTCTTGCAATGCCaacatacctggtaaaataaggttAAGTCCATGAATAAATTAATTTATATATTGTCTTAGTACCTTGACCATCCCAGTGATTAAGTGAATACGTGAACGAATTAATGAATGAAAATTATGCCTCATTCCCTTGACCATGCTGGTGATAACTCCTTCCTCTATGATCCTGACTGCGTTCCTCAGGCCGCGTGCGAAGGCGTCCTTGGCTCCGACGTGGGCTATGAACAGGTCCTCCAGGTCCGTGGACTCCCTACGCACCTTAGCATCGAAGTTCAGACCCCCCGGCTGCAGACCACCCTGTTCTATCACAGTCTGGGGAAGATAGAACCATGCATTTTCTTATGTTCTTTCTGCTGACGTTCTGATATCTGATAGGTATCATCATAAAATAACTTTATtagtaattgtgtgtgtgtgcatacattatCTCCTATGTCACCTTCATGATCATGGTGGTGTTCCTGATGTCCATGGGGAACTGGTCTGTGTCCCAGCCCAGGTCAGGAGAACCCGTGTTGGAGTCCACAGAGCCCAGCATGCCAAACCTACACACCAGGCTTATTAGGTTAACTGGACTGGAACATCCAGATTACCAGGAATGACATCAACCACCCAGTCCAAAAAAGACCACTAGGCCCTACCCTCTATGTACTTCTGAAAGGTGTAAGAAATATGGTGAAAATTATAACTCCCCTATCAGAGGGCAAGGTGGAGCATTAACATATTGATTCGACATATCCAATCTCTTCAGACCTACACAAGTCCATCGATGTAGAGAGCAGGGAATAGGGGGTCGGTTTGGGATTGGGAGACGTGAAAGTCAACATGGCGACTTACAGAGGCCATGACGACGTCGTGTTCATAGGAATGCCCAGCCAGAGTGGTGTGGTTGGGTTCGATGTTCAGCTTGAAATGGCTGTCCAGTTCATAATGCTTCAGGAAGCCTATGACACTCATTGCATCTATAAAAAAAGGTGAAACGGCAACATGTACAAACAATGTAACATGGAAATTAAAGGCATCAGACATTTTCTAGCATCTAATTGTTAGATGTGGTTAGTAATGCAGAAACTGACTCGAGGGCATCCATAGTTCAACAGTAACCACATAGTAGATCCTTACAATGTGTACATTGTGTTAATGTTGTGTTATACAGCTAAAAGCCTTACCATAGTTGTACTGATGTTTACATGGCTCTTTAGGCTTGGGTTCAATGAGGAACTGGCACTTCAACCCTATCTTCTCCTTGTACTCTGATATACAATAACACAATAAGGTTATCATCTGCAAATGGTAGGTGACAGTTAAAATTTGGCACAGTATTATGGTAACAATGTATTACACACACAGCAGTACTAGCTACTTACTGACAGCCATTTTGAAAAAGTTTGCCATGTGTTTCAGTTCAGTGCCAACATCAGTGTTGTGTATCGAGTAAAATCCCTGCCGCCCCAGAAGACTGCACAAGGAGACAAAAATACATGCACCAGGTTAGGTGGTGGCAAAGACAGGGTCAGTGAAGTCATGGTGGTTAATTATGAGATATTATTTCTTCTCTCATCTCACCAAAGTTCTCTGCTCCCAGCTTCTTGGCTACATCCAGTCCTTTCTTCACCTGGGCCCCAGCATAGGCCAAAACATGGCA is a genomic window containing:
- the LOC120031445 gene encoding squalene monooxygenase-like, which codes for MWTFLGIASFTYIYKKCDAVLEFAHKEIILAAVVFLAVGMLLSYVRYHGHTFKVPQILQLPLELLLSLPVINTFVPKPSAVRHRSGESASKKGGGRRKRVCSSGMESPPAAGDSPASQEPDVIIVGAGVLGSTMAAVLARDGRRVTVIERDLKEPDRIVGELLQPGGYKALQELGMEGSVEGLDAHVVNGYVIHDIESSTEVEIPYPQADSSIQCGRAFHHGRFIMGLRRAALAEPNVTFIEGTVSSLEEEDGCVTGVQYRDKETGDTKEVNAAVTVVADGCFSKFRKSLVAGKAQTSSHFVGCIMKNSPQFKPHHAELVLANPSPVLIYQISSSDTRVLVDIRGEMPRNLTEYMAEKIHPQLPEHLKEPFMVALQNDRLRSMPASFLPPSPVNKPGVLLLGDAYNMRHPLTGGGMSVALNDVLIWRSLMKNIPDLYDNTAMLQAKKKFHWERKSSHSFVVNVLAQALYELFAATDNSLHQLRKACFLYFKLGGECVNGPIGLLSVLTPRPMTLIGHFFAVALYAIYYSFKSESWFTKPRALFTSGAILYRACTVMFPLIYSEFKYLVY